One genomic window of Quercus lobata isolate SW786 chromosome 9, ValleyOak3.0 Primary Assembly, whole genome shotgun sequence includes the following:
- the LOC115959804 gene encoding anthocyanidin 3-O-glucosyltransferase 5-like, whose amino-acid sequence METSKAHVALLPLPGMGHMIPFLGLGKLFVTHHNFKVTIFLVSIDHSSQTLSKTIISEMSNELCNIVQLPPVDITGVVDPNATVGLRLSVTMREIVPAFRSSVATMKPCPTVLITDIFGTDAFSVAEEFGMLKYVFSPSNAWILALTIYTPVLDKEVKGEYVHQKEPLKIPGCASVRVEDLFDPLLDRTNQQYDEYLHAGIRLRTSDGVLMNCWEELQPKTVAALRDDKLLGCVLKRPVYPVGPIVTQSGNSSKSGLLFDWLNKQSNDSVVYVSFGSGATLSHEQMTELAFGLELSQQRFVWVVRAPTKESGNKTYLKGRSGDENHDQFGYLPNGFMSRIQNVGFVISDWVSQVDILSHPSIGAFISHCGWNSTLESILMGVPIIAFPLFAEQKMNATMLTEEFGMAVRLEVLPSKKVVGREEIQKKVRKIMVDNEGHGIRDRVNELKYSAKEALCKGSSSYKALSELAKRFEARMQLQNKKAPSPITHE is encoded by the coding sequence ATGGAAACCTCAAAAGCTCATGTAGCATTACTTCCCCTCCCTGGCATGGGCCATATGATCCCATTCCTTGGTCTCGGTAAACTCTTTGTCACTCACCACAACTTCAAAGTCACAATCTTCCTTGTCAGCATTGATCACTCATCACAAACATTGTCCAAAACTATCATCTCAGAGATGAGCAATGAGCTCTGTAACATTGTGCAACTCCCCCCAGTTGACATCACTGGGGTCGTTGATCCCAACGCTACAGTTGGTTTGAGGCTCTCAGTAACGATGCGTGAAATCGTGCCAGCCTTTCGGTCATCAGTAGCTACAATGAAGCCATGTCCAACAGTTCTAATCACTGACATTTTTGGAACCGATGCTTTCTCAGTCGCTGAAGAGTTTGGCATGTTAAAGTACGTTTTCTCTCCTTCAAATGCATGGATCCTTGCATTGACTATCTACACTCCGGTACTAGATAAGGAAGTGAAGGGTGAGTATGTTCACCAAAAAGAGCCACTGAAGATTCCAGGTTGTGCTTCTGTTCGTGTTGAGGATTTGTTTGATCCTTTACTGGATAGAACTAATCAACAATACGATGAGTACCTGCATGCAGGGATTAGGTTGAGAACGAGTGATGGGGTTTTGATGAACTGTTGGGAGGAGCTTCAGCCTAAAACAGTTGCGGCTTTGAGAGATGATAAGCTACTTGGTTGTGTATTAAAGAGACCAGTGTACCCAGTTGGTCCAATAGTAACACAATCAGGTAACTCGTCCAAGAGTGGCTTGCTGTTTGATTGGCTAAATAAGCAATCAAATGATTCTGTGGTGTATGTGTCATTTGGGAGTGGTGCAACACTGTCACACGAGCAAATGACTGAGCTAGCTTTTGGGTTGGAGTTGAGCCAGCAGAGGTTTGTTTGGGTAGTACGCGCACCCACTAAGGAATCTGGGAATAAGACATATTTGAAGGGGAGGAGTGGGGATGAAAATCATGACCAATTTGGGTACTTGCCAAACGGGTTCATGTCAAGGATCCAAAATGTTGGGTTTGTGATCTCAGATTGGGTTTCACAAGTGGACATCTTGAGCCACCCTTCTATTGGAGCGTTTATATCTCATTGTGGATGGAATTCGACACTGGAAAGTATTTTGATGGGTGTCCCTATAATTGCATTTCCACTCTTTGCAGAGCAAAAGATGAATGCTACTATGCTTACAGAGGAATTTGGCATGGCAGTTCGATTGGAGGTTTTGCCGTCGAAAAAAGTGGTGGGAAGGGAGGAGATACAAAAGAAGGTGAGGAAGATCATGGTAGACAATGAAGGGCATGGAATAAGGGACAGGGTTAATGAACTGAAATATAGTGCTAAGGAAGCTTTGTGCAAAGGTAGTTCCTCCTACAAGGCACTGTCTGAATTGGCAAAGAGGTTTGAGGCCCGCATGCAACTCCAGAATAAGAAAGCTCCATCACCCATAACCCATGAGTGA